In Acomys russatus chromosome 26, mAcoRus1.1, whole genome shotgun sequence, a genomic segment contains:
- the Rasd2 gene encoding GTP-binding protein Rhes, protein MMKTLSSGNCTLNVPAKNSYRMVVLGASRVGKSSIVSRFLNGRFEDQYTPTIEDFHRKVYNIHGDMYQLDILDTSGNHPFPAMRRLSILTGDVFILVFSLDSRESFDEVKRLQKQILEVKSCLKNKTKEAAELPMVICGNKNDHGELCRQVPAVEAELLVSGDENCAYFEVSAKKNTNVNEMFYVLFSMAKLPHEMSPALHHKISVQYGDAFHPRPFCMRRTKVAGAYGMVSPFARRPSVNSDLKYIKAKVLREGQARERDKCSIQ, encoded by the exons ATGATGAAGACGTTGTCCAGCGGGAACTGCACGCTGAATGTGCCTGCCAAGAACTCCTACCGCATGGTGGTGCTGGGTGCCTCCCGCGTGGGCAAGAGCTCCATCGTCTCCCGCTTCCTCAATGGCCGCTTTGAAGACCAGTACACGCCTACCATTGAGGACTTTCATCGCAAGGTGTACAACATCCACGGCGACATGTACCAGCTGGACATCCTGGACACCTCTGGCAACCATCCGTTCCCTGCCATGCGCCGGCTGTCCATCCTCACAG GAGACGTCTTCATCCTGGTGTTCAGCCTCGATAGCCGGGAGTCCTTCGACGAGGTCAAGCGGCTCCAGAAACAGATCCTGGAGGTCAAGTCTTGCCTGAAGAATAAGACCAAGGAGGCAGCAGAGCTGCCCATGGTGATCTGTGGAAACAAGAATGACCACGGTGAGCTGTGCCGCCAGGTCCCTGCCGTGGAGGCCGAGCTGCTGGTCTCTGGTGATGAGAATTGCGCCTACTTCGAGGTGTCGGCAAAGAAGAATACGAACGTGAACGAGATGTTCTATGTGCTGTTCAGCATGGCCAAGCTGCCCCACGAGATGAGCCCGGCGCTGCACCATAAGATCTCTGTGCAGTACGGCGATGCCTTTCACCCCCGGCCTTTCTGCATGCGCCGCACCAAGGTCGCAGGCGCCTACGGCATGGTCTCACCCTTCGCCCGCCGCCCCAGTGTCAACAGTGACCTCAAGTACATCAAGGCCAAGGTCCTACGGGAGGGCCAGGCCCGCGAGAGGGACAAATGCAGCATCCAGTGA